A region of Stigmatopora nigra isolate UIUO_SnigA chromosome 6, RoL_Snig_1.1, whole genome shotgun sequence DNA encodes the following proteins:
- the glb1 gene encoding beta-galactosidase, producing MSLLGLASFLLLLIGLSQSLPPSFTVDYKNDCFRKDGEKFRYISGSIHYSRIPRVYWKDRLLKMYMAGLNAIQTYIPWNFHEESPGRYNFSGDRDLEHFIQLSQDIGLLVILRPGPYICAEWDMGGLPAWLLRKKDIVLRSSDSDYIAAVDTWMSKLLPMVKPFLYQNGGPIISVQVENEYGSYYKCDYNYMRHLTKLMRSYLGEETVLFTTDGAALSFLKCGAIQGVYTTVDFGPGSNVSAAFAVQRYAEPQGPLVNSEYYAGWLDHWGWPHSAVSAKKVAVTLNEILAMGANVNIYMFIGGTNFGYWNGANSPFAAQPTSYDYNAPLTEAGDLTEKYFVIREVIKMYNKIPEGIIPPTSPKFAYGPVKMQPLQTVSEALETISFSGPVESIFPQTFIDLNQAFGYVLYRTELPVDCNLPTPLASPLNGVHDRAYVSVNGVNAGILERNKVIAINVTGKAGSQLDILVENMGRINYGRDINDFKGLVTNLTLGNLVLKGWTMYSLSIDEAINQGLFLDTRPTSAGPILPTALTLPAFYGGAFIIPDGIPNLPQDTYISLSKWCKGQVWINGFNLGRYWPSRGPQLTLFVPANILSTDTPNNVTVLELEAAPCLLGSCTVEFTTTPILNASIQSNDQQYWPMFRETLV from the exons ATGTCTCTGTTGGGACTTGCAAGTTTCCTGCTTCTTCTCATTGGACTTTCA CAATCTCTACCGCCATCTTTCACCGTGGACTACAAGAACGATTGCTTTCGCAAAGATGGCGAGAAGTTCCGCTACATTTCGGGCAGCATTCACTACAGCAGAATCCCTCGTGTCTACTGGAAGGACCGACTGCTTAAGATGTACATGGCGGGCCTAAATGCCATTCAGAC GTATATTCCATGGAACTTTCATGAGGAGTCACCGGGCAGATATAACTTCAGTGGAGACAGAGATTTGGAACATTTCATTCAGCTGTCTCAAGATATCGGACTTCTGGTGATCCTTCGACCGGGGCCTTATATTTGTGCCGAGTGGGATATG GGAGGACTGCCTGCCTGGCTTCTCCGCAAGAAAGACATTGTGCTGCGGTCTTCAGATTCAG ATTACATAGCAGCAGTGGATACCTGGATGAGCAAATTACTGCCAATGGTCAAGCCCTTCCTCTATCAGAATGGCGGTCCTATAATCAGCGTGCAG GTAGAGAATGAATATGGGAGCTACTACAAGTGTGATTACAACTACATGCGTCACCTCACCAAGCTTATGAGATCCTACCTGGGCGAGGAGACGGTACTATTCACTACAGACGGCGCTGCGCTGAGCTTCCTGAAGTGTGGCGCCATCCAAGGCGTCTATACCACCGTCGACTTCGGTCCAG GTTCCAATGTCTCTGCCGCGTTTGCAGTGCAACGATATGCAGAACCTCAAGGACCATTG GTAAACTCTGAGTACTACGCAGGCTGGCTGGACCATTGGGGCTGGCCTCACTCTGCCGTCTCAGCCAAAAAAGTGGCAGTGACCCTCAACGAAATCCTGGCCATGGGTGCAAATGTCAACAT ATACATGTTTATTGGTGGGACCAACTTTGGATACTGGAATG GTGCCAATTCGCCTTTTGCCGCACAGCCAACCAGTTATGACTACAATGCTCCACTTACCGAGGCTGGAGACCTCACAGAGAAGTACTTTGTCATCAGGGAGGTGATCAAAATG TACAACAAAATTCCGGAAGGGATAATACCACCAACAAGTCCAAAGTTTGCATATGGTCCTGTTAAAATGCAACCT CTCCAAACAGTGTCAGAAGCCTTAGAAACAATCTCCTTCTCTGGTCCAGTGGAGAGCATTTTCCCTCAGACCTTCATTGACCTCAACCAG GCGTTTGGCTATGTGCTCTATAGGACTGAGCTGCCAGTGGACTGCAACCTGCCTACGCCACTGGCATCACCATTGAACGGGGTGCATGACCGCGCGTATGTTTCCGTGAATGGG GTGAATGCAGGAATTCTGGAGCGAAATAAAGTCATAGCCATTAATGTGACTGGCAAAGCGGGTAGTCAGCTGGACATTCTGGTGGAGAATATGGGACGGATCAACTATGGAAGAGACATCAATGACTTCAAG ggcCTCGTGACCAATCTGACGTTGGGAAATCTCGTATTGAAAGGATGGACCATGTACAGCCTCAGTATCGACGAAGCGATTAATCAAGGTCTTTTCTTGGATACAAGGCCCACTTCAGCTGGCCCCATTCTCCCTACTGCCCTTACACTTCCTGCATTCTATGGAGGTGCTTTCATTATTCCCGATGGCATCCCAAATCTACCTCAGGACACCTACATCAGCCTGTCAAAATGGTGCAAG GGGCAAGTTTGGATTAACGGCTTCAATCTGGGGCGCTACTGGCCATCGCGAGGTCCCCAGTTGACTCTTTTTGTCCCAGCCAACATCCTCAGCACCGACACTCCCAACAACGTGACAGTGCTAGAGCTGGAGGCGGCCCCTTGCCTTTTGGGATCATGTACAGTGGAATTCACCACCACACCCATCCTGAACGCCTCAATACAAAGCAATGACCAGCAGTATTGGCCAATGTTTAGAGAGACTTTAGTTTAA
- the ccdc86 gene encoding coiled-coil domain-containing protein 86, with product MVNMAKGDKVNNSSKEGHGAQDDQDQPSMITRTRSGRVVRRPFVPESIATPRRNPTRSTRRSVIPEKKQPDEQGKNPELLDEKPVVCVETETVEKCEERVEPVTVEENPEVCVEPELVEEKPEVCAEPEPVEEKPEECVELEPVEEKPEACVEPEPVDEKPEACVQPEPVEENPEVCVEPEPVAEKLAVCVQPEPVEEKPEVCVEPVEENPEVCVEPEPVAEKLAVCVQPEPVEEKPDVVCVEPEPVEEEKLEMCVQPKLVDEPCKPPQISQAAPVKRHPKTKGTKPEPPKKKICLEKKVKDTVFIPLGKPKSGRVWKDRNKQRFSAMVRDAALNTSWEKKMQAKRDKQLVQKFMLDLKAQKDKAKEDKRKRRAENLKRREENERKAEIVQVIRNTAKIKRMKKKQLRKIEKRDTLPMLQKTNNDNNNTQKQNNKAKPAKNKQE from the exons ATGGTAAATATGGCGAAAGGCGACAAAGTAAACAACTCTTCAAAAGAGGGACATGGTGCACAGGATGACCAAGATCAACCATCTATGATCACGCGGACGCGCAGTGGCCGGGTGGTGCGTCGCCCATTCGTACCCGAGAGCATTGCAACCCCAAGGAGAAATCCCACCAGGAGCACCAGGAGGTCTGTCATCCCAGAAAAGAAACAACCCGACGAACAGGGAAAGAATCCGGAGCTGTTAGACGAGAAGCCCGTGGTTTGTGTTGAAACGGAGACGGTGGAGAAGTGTGAGGAGCGTGTTGAACCGGTAACCGTGGAGGAGAACCCCGAGGTGTGTGTTGAACCGGAGCTGGTGGAAGAGAAGCCAGAGGTGTGTGCTGAACCGGAGCCGGTGGAAGAGAAGCCCGAGGAGTGTGTTGAACTGGAGCCGGTGGAAGAGAAGCCCGAGGCGTGTGTTGAACCGGAGCCGGTGGATGAGAAGCCCGAGGCGTGTGTGCAACCGGAGCCGGTGGAGGAGAATCCTGAAGTGTGTGTTGAACCGGAGCCAGTGGCAGAGAAGCTTGCAGTGTGTGTGCAACCGGAGCCGGTGGAAGAGAAGCCAGAGGTGTGTGTTGAGCCGGTGGAGGAAAATCCAGAGGTGTGTGTTGAACCGGAGCCGGTGGCGGAGAAGCTTGCAGTGTGTGTGCAACCGGAGCCGGTGGAGGAGAAGCCTGATGTGGTGTGTGTTGAACCGGAGCCGGTGGAGGAGGAGAAGCTTGAGATGTGTGTGCAACCGAAGCTGGTGGATGAACCTTGCAAACCCCCCCAAATATCTCAAGCTGCCCCAGTAAAAAGACACCCAAAGACGAAGGGGACAAAGCCTGAACCCCCAAAGAAGAAGAtttgtctggaaaaaaaagtgaaagacaCTGTGTTTATCCCTTTGGGAAAGCCAAAGTCAGGGAGAGTGTGGAAGGATCGGAACAAACAGAG GTTTTCCGCGATGGTTCGAGACGCAGCGTTGAACACATCCTGGGAGAAAAAGATGCAGGCCAAGCGAGACAAGCAGCTGGTGCAGAAGTTTATGTTGGACCTGAAAGCACAAAAAGATAAAGCAAAAGAG GATAAGCGGAAACGCCGAGCGGAGAATTTGAAGCGCCGCGAGGAGAATGAACGCAAAGCAGAGATTGTGCAAGTG ATCCGAAACACAGCCAAGATcaagaggatgaagaagaaacAGCTGAGGAAGATTGAGAAGCGCGACACACTGCCAATGCTGCAGAAGACCAACAATGACAATAACAACACCCAGaagcagaacaacaaagccaagccagcaaaaaataaacaagagtgA